In Colwellia sp. M166, a genomic segment contains:
- a CDS encoding SIR2 family protein, with product MNNFHSPTRHLKYLRQSLSQNNESIGFFISAGCPLSVELPNKEDWPLIPDVKQLTIFINEQLVDNEKHTLLLSELAKTGKSPENIEDILSFLRSLILVSKGGSVRGLVESELLQLEKDICSEIVKKLDVELPHDETPYHRLCNWIRSIDRKSSVELFTTNYDLLLEQALESLEVPYFDGFVGSRRSFFDLRAVEDNLIPKHWSRLWKIHGSINWYQENIAGEKKVYRSSEIKHDASHLIYPSHLKYEESRKMPYLALIDQLNRFIRKKSSLLVLCGYSFHDNHLNDAIINALKSNPTGMVLGLMYGTYEDQSVERYEEAYKLAKKQHNLNVWTDDKAIIGTSLGRWNKIEDEDDIDLLTFIETSQENTEPSEKKHLVKLGDFSVFTNFLKKIIGPTSE from the coding sequence ATGAACAATTTTCACAGCCCAACTAGGCATTTAAAGTACTTAAGGCAATCTCTTTCGCAAAATAATGAGTCTATAGGTTTTTTTATATCAGCAGGTTGCCCACTATCTGTAGAGTTACCCAACAAAGAAGATTGGCCGTTAATTCCTGATGTTAAACAGCTTACTATTTTTATCAATGAGCAACTAGTTGATAATGAAAAACATACATTGTTATTAAGTGAATTAGCAAAGACAGGGAAAAGTCCTGAAAATATAGAAGATATCTTAAGCTTTCTTAGGAGTTTAATTCTTGTATCTAAAGGGGGAAGTGTCAGGGGGTTAGTTGAAAGTGAATTATTACAACTAGAAAAGGATATCTGCTCAGAGATAGTAAAAAAGCTGGATGTTGAATTGCCCCATGATGAAACCCCTTACCACCGTCTTTGTAATTGGATCAGGTCAATTGACAGAAAGTCTTCCGTTGAATTATTTACTACTAATTATGATTTATTGCTAGAGCAGGCTTTAGAAAGTTTAGAAGTTCCATATTTTGATGGATTTGTTGGTTCAAGAAGATCTTTTTTTGATTTAAGAGCTGTTGAGGATAATTTAATTCCAAAACATTGGTCAAGACTATGGAAAATTCATGGTTCCATAAATTGGTATCAAGAAAATATAGCAGGTGAAAAGAAAGTCTATAGATCATCTGAAATAAAGCATGATGCATCACATTTAATTTATCCTTCACATCTAAAGTATGAAGAAAGTCGAAAAATGCCCTATTTGGCATTAATTGATCAACTGAATCGCTTTATACGAAAGAAATCATCATTACTTGTACTATGTGGTTATTCATTTCATGATAACCACCTTAATGACGCGATTATTAATGCTTTAAAATCTAACCCTACGGGTATGGTATTAGGTTTAATGTATGGGACATATGAAGATCAATCCGTAGAAAGATATGAAGAAGCATACAAACTTGCCAAAAAACAACACAATCTTAATGTGTGGACAGATGACAAAGCTATTATCGGTACTAGTTTAGGGCGATGGAATAAAATCGAAGATGAGGATGATATTGATTTACTCACATTTATTGAAACGTCTCAAGAAAATACTGAACCAAGTGAGAAGAAACATTTAGTCAAATTAGGTGACTTTTCTGTATTCACAAATTTTCTCAAGAAAATTATAGGACCGACTAGTGAGTAG
- a CDS encoding ATP-binding protein encodes MTSKETYLGDVQDVSGTSVSISLSKESLTGFVYIDGQGYRVGQIGSFVRIPIGFNNLFGIISQVGASAIPVSQADNPDIGNRWMTIQLIGEGPKRGRFQRGLSQYPTIGDEVHLVSEKELKNIYGEPDKPYFVKLGHISNADSIPALIDVNKLVTRHSAIVGTTGSGKSTTVASIMNALSDTEKYPSSRIIMLDLHGEYGQALQDKAHIYKINGDASSKFKEKKFYIPFWALSFDELCKISFGEFTSEKDKNIVMERIQKYKLESLKCTPRKGATSDTLSVDSPIPFSIHHLWHELFIETFGTYYKGRGGKPLDNLAYELDGDGNEMKGNPLQGIPPIFKNTVTEKDEEKIFYLPGSLNIGKQLLLLGTKLRIPRYNFIFKPDVHGWLPDIDGKVTFDLDKLLKGWIGSDKPVTILDLSGVPADILQTTIGALLRLLYEALFWSRNLSQGGRHRPLLLVMEEAHIYLNDKLEGMASKVVQRIVKEGRKYGIGAMIVSQRPSEINPTILSQCGTFFALRLTNGSDRSHITSALSDNLDGLTNMLPILRTGEAIILGEAVKLPMRTTIEPPPKNRRPDSQDPIIFDEVSHEDSQNPGGWGIPMEVNPNYSELVETWRAQNPKIDKVKE; translated from the coding sequence ATGACAAGTAAAGAAACTTATCTTGGAGATGTTCAAGATGTTAGTGGAACATCAGTTAGCATATCATTGTCAAAGGAATCTTTAACAGGCTTTGTTTATATAGATGGACAAGGTTATCGAGTAGGACAAATAGGGAGCTTTGTTCGAATTCCTATTGGTTTTAATAATTTGTTTGGAATCATTAGCCAAGTAGGGGCAAGTGCAATCCCAGTCAGTCAGGCCGATAATCCAGATATTGGTAATCGGTGGATGACAATTCAGTTGATAGGTGAAGGGCCAAAAAGAGGGCGATTTCAAAGAGGCCTGTCTCAATATCCAACTATTGGAGATGAAGTCCATTTAGTTTCCGAAAAAGAACTGAAAAATATTTATGGCGAGCCTGACAAACCCTATTTTGTGAAATTAGGTCATATATCTAATGCGGATTCAATTCCCGCACTAATTGATGTAAATAAATTAGTTACAAGGCATTCAGCTATTGTTGGAACAACCGGTTCAGGAAAATCAACGACGGTAGCAAGCATAATGAATGCACTGTCTGATACCGAAAAATACCCATCTTCTCGAATTATTATGTTAGATCTTCATGGTGAATATGGTCAAGCTTTACAGGATAAAGCGCATATTTATAAAATAAATGGTGATGCATCTTCCAAGTTTAAAGAGAAAAAGTTTTATATACCTTTTTGGGCATTAAGTTTTGATGAGCTATGCAAAATAAGTTTTGGCGAGTTTACCAGTGAAAAAGATAAAAATATTGTTATGGAAAGGATTCAAAAATATAAACTTGAGTCTTTAAAATGTACACCTAGAAAAGGCGCTACATCAGACACTCTCAGTGTTGATAGTCCGATTCCATTTAGTATTCATCATTTATGGCATGAATTATTCATTGAAACTTTTGGTACTTATTACAAAGGAAGAGGTGGTAAACCATTAGATAACTTAGCATATGAATTAGATGGCGATGGAAACGAAATGAAGGGGAACCCATTGCAAGGTATTCCACCAATTTTCAAAAACACTGTTACTGAAAAAGATGAAGAAAAAATATTTTATTTGCCTGGTAGTTTGAATATTGGTAAACAACTGTTGCTTTTGGGCACTAAATTAAGAATACCAAGGTACAATTTTATTTTTAAACCTGATGTTCATGGATGGTTACCTGATATTGACGGAAAAGTTACTTTTGATTTAGATAAGTTATTAAAAGGTTGGATAGGCAGTGATAAGCCTGTTACGATTTTGGATTTATCTGGTGTACCTGCCGATATATTACAAACGACAATAGGCGCGCTACTTAGATTGTTATATGAAGCCCTTTTCTGGTCAAGAAACCTATCACAAGGTGGAAGACATAGACCGTTATTGCTAGTTATGGAAGAGGCGCATATTTATTTAAATGATAAATTGGAGGGGATGGCTTCAAAAGTGGTGCAACGAATAGTAAAAGAAGGGCGTAAGTATGGCATTGGTGCAATGATAGTAAGCCAAAGACCTTCAGAAATTAATCCTACAATTCTTTCACAATGCGGAACCTTCTTTGCTCTTAGGTTAACTAATGGATCTGACAGAAGCCATATAACATCAGCCTTATCTGATAACCTTGATGGCTTAACAAATATGTTACCAATATTAAGAACAGGTGAAGCAATAATATTAGGTGAAGCCGTAAAATTACCAATGAGAACAACAATTGAGCCACCACCTAAAAATAGAAGACCAGATAGTCAAGACCCTATTATTTTTGATGAAGTATCACACGAAGATTCTCAAAATCCTGGCGGCTGGGGTATTCCTATGGAAGTAAACCCAAATTATTCTGAGTTAGTTGAAACTTGGAGAGCACAAAACCCTAAAATAGATAAAGTAAAGGAGTAA
- a CDS encoding KTSC domain-containing protein: protein MDMIQVVSSNVGAVGYDEESSTLQVEFNNGTAYQYFDVPVHIFEGVRDADSVGGYLAAQIKGNYRYSKV from the coding sequence ATGGATATGATTCAAGTGGTTTCAAGCAATGTAGGAGCAGTGGGCTATGATGAAGAAAGTTCAACTTTGCAGGTTGAATTTAATAATGGAACTGCATACCAATACTTTGATGTTCCGGTGCATATTTTTGAAGGGGTCCGCGATGCTGACTCAGTTGGAGGGTATTTAGCCGCTCAAATAAAAGGGAATTATAGATACTCTAAAGTTTAA
- a CDS encoding DUF2130 domain-containing protein encodes MHEITCPECNKAFKIDETGYADILKQVRDSEFDQQLQERLELAEKDKANAVELAKEKAGREMQMAVVAKDTEIQNLQSKLDAGEVALKLAVSEALKVVENERDALRNELKQAKQDNKNSSELAKANHSNELQGTSAKKDAEIQELQSKLSNNEVAQKHAIKDAINEAEKERDQFKSDLERAALEKQLGEKSLQDKYETQIKDRNDEIDRLRDMKARLSTKMVGESLEIHCETEFNRIRATAFPKAYFEKDNDARTGSKGDYIFRDSDEENTEIVSIMFEMKNENDETGTKKKNEDFLKELDKDRNEKRCEYAVLVSLLEPDSELYNSGIVDVSHRYQKMYIIRPQFFIPMITLLRNAAQNSLKYKNELAIVKAQNVDVTNFESELDAFRTGFARNYDLASKKFKTAIQEIDKTIDHLQKTKDALLGSENNLRLANNKADDLTVKKLTKKNPTMAAKFDELRNDDSTDDT; translated from the coding sequence ATGCATGAAATTACTTGTCCTGAATGTAATAAAGCATTCAAGATTGATGAGACTGGATATGCAGATATTCTGAAACAGGTTCGCGATAGCGAATTTGATCAGCAGTTGCAAGAGAGGCTTGAGCTGGCCGAGAAAGATAAAGCTAATGCGGTTGAGCTTGCCAAGGAAAAAGCTGGCCGTGAAATGCAAATGGCGGTAGTAGCCAAGGATACTGAAATTCAAAATTTGCAGTCTAAGTTAGACGCCGGTGAAGTTGCACTGAAACTTGCTGTAAGCGAAGCCCTAAAAGTCGTTGAAAATGAACGGGACGCACTTAGAAACGAACTAAAGCAGGCGAAACAAGATAACAAAAATTCTTCGGAATTAGCTAAGGCAAATCACTCAAACGAACTGCAAGGTACATCTGCAAAAAAAGATGCAGAGATTCAAGAGTTACAGTCAAAGCTTAGTAATAACGAAGTTGCGCAGAAGCATGCAATCAAAGATGCAATTAATGAAGCTGAGAAAGAGCGCGATCAATTTAAAAGTGATCTAGAGCGAGCTGCGCTAGAGAAACAACTCGGTGAGAAGTCACTTCAAGATAAGTACGAGACACAGATTAAGGATCGTAACGACGAAATCGATCGACTCCGAGATATGAAAGCCCGCCTGTCGACTAAGATGGTTGGAGAAAGCCTTGAGATACACTGTGAGACTGAGTTCAACCGTATTAGAGCAACAGCGTTTCCCAAAGCATATTTTGAAAAGGATAACGACGCGCGGACAGGAAGCAAGGGCGACTATATTTTTCGAGATTCAGATGAAGAGAATACAGAGATAGTCTCGATCATGTTCGAGATGAAAAATGAGAATGACGAAACAGGGACCAAGAAGAAAAACGAAGATTTTCTTAAGGAACTCGATAAAGATCGTAATGAAAAACGGTGTGAATACGCTGTCCTTGTATCTCTTCTCGAACCAGATAGCGAACTTTACAACTCAGGTATTGTAGATGTATCCCACAGGTATCAAAAGATGTATATCATCCGACCTCAATTTTTTATTCCGATGATAACGTTGTTGCGAAACGCCGCCCAGAACTCACTGAAGTACAAAAATGAACTTGCTATAGTGAAAGCTCAGAACGTTGATGTCACAAACTTTGAAAGCGAGCTTGATGCGTTTAGGACTGGTTTTGCTCGGAACTATGATCTGGCATCTAAGAAGTTTAAAACAGCCATTCAGGAGATTGACAAAACTATCGATCATCTTCAGAAGACTAAGGATGCACTGCTTGGTTCTGAAAACAATCTCAGGCTTGCCAACAACAAAGCCGATGACTTAACCGTTAAGAAATTAACTAAAAAAAACCCCACAATGGCAGCAAAATTTGATGAACTTAGAAACGACGATAGTACCGATGATACATGA
- a CDS encoding transposase, with protein MSVFLNIYSTHGTNNVNFAILDFFGYTFAPRYAKMKKVFFNLFEVSEEDGSRIQLIKEINHKLITEEWDEIQHIVCSLSRKTTTQSTIIRKLSNGKSRTLAALHEYDRLIKSIYVLEYVDNSTLRHYVQQALNRGEAYHQLKRAITSVNGNKFRGGNDYQVSQWNDCARLISNCIIYYNSALLSAFLQIQENNGRQDMVDIIARLSPVAWQHINLNGEYAFNKDRKEIDLLGLLNGIEALGSAD; from the coding sequence ATGTCCGTATTCCTAAATATTTACAGTACACACGGTACCAACAATGTAAACTTCGCTATTTTAGATTTTTTTGGCTATACGTTCGCCCCTCGATACGCAAAAATGAAAAAAGTGTTTTTTAATTTATTTGAAGTGTCTGAAGAGGACGGTAGCCGTATTCAATTGATAAAAGAAATTAACCATAAACTTATTACAGAAGAGTGGGACGAAATCCAACATATAGTGTGCTCATTGAGCCGAAAGACTACCACACAAAGCACTATCATTAGAAAGTTAAGTAATGGCAAGAGCCGTACATTGGCAGCCCTTCATGAGTACGACCGCTTGATAAAATCAATTTATGTTTTAGAGTACGTCGATAATTCCACGCTGCGCCATTATGTTCAGCAAGCTTTGAACCGAGGTGAAGCATACCATCAATTAAAACGGGCTATAACTTCCGTAAACGGTAATAAATTTCGAGGTGGTAATGATTATCAAGTATCGCAATGGAATGATTGTGCTCGCCTTATTTCCAATTGCATTATTTATTATAATTCAGCGCTATTATCAGCATTTTTACAAATTCAAGAAAATAATGGTAGGCAAGATATGGTAGACATTATTGCTAGGTTATCACCTGTTGCTTGGCAGCATATAAACTTGAATGGAGAATATGCTTTTAACAAAGATCGTAAAGAAATTGATTTACTCGGTTTACTAAATGGCATTGAAGCACTTGGTAGTGCCGATTAA
- the istB gene encoding IS21-like element ISShfr5 family helper ATPase IstB: MQNINQQVNNQLSNLKLSGIRDALLQQYEQPNLYVEQSFEERLSLLLDHEITQRDQRKIDRLTRQAKFRVGGTLAQLNYGAARQLDKTQIRSLAQGEWLRLHQNILITGATGCGKTYLACALGQNHCQQGSSVYYFRLKELLEKMFLAQADGSYRKLINKLSSANLLILDDWGLEPLTAQQRSDLLELIDARYDTKSTLIASQLPIENWYEMIGESTHADAILDRLVHGAIKLELKGESMRKKLNSLTDGDHSS; the protein is encoded by the coding sequence ATGCAAAATATCAATCAACAAGTCAATAACCAGTTAAGTAACTTAAAGCTAAGCGGTATACGTGATGCACTATTGCAGCAATATGAGCAACCCAATCTCTACGTTGAACAAAGCTTCGAAGAGCGACTAAGCTTATTGCTTGACCATGAAATAACTCAGCGTGATCAGCGTAAAATTGACCGCCTAACTCGACAAGCAAAGTTCAGAGTTGGCGGTACGCTTGCTCAACTCAACTATGGCGCAGCACGACAACTAGATAAAACTCAGATCCGTTCATTAGCACAAGGTGAATGGCTACGCCTTCACCAAAACATTTTGATCACGGGAGCAACGGGGTGTGGCAAAACTTACCTCGCTTGTGCTCTTGGTCAAAACCACTGCCAACAAGGGAGTAGCGTTTATTATTTTAGGCTTAAAGAGCTATTAGAAAAGATGTTCTTAGCGCAAGCCGATGGTAGTTATCGAAAACTGATCAACAAGCTTAGCTCTGCCAATTTACTGATCCTAGATGATTGGGGATTAGAGCCATTAACAGCTCAACAACGCAGTGATTTACTGGAATTAATTGATGCGAGATATGACACAAAATCGACCTTAATTGCCAGCCAATTACCGATAGAAAATTGGTATGAAATGATCGGAGAATCGACACATGCTGATGCGATCCTAGATCGGCTTGTTCACGGAGCAATAAAGTTGGAATTAAAAGGCGAATCGATGCGAAAAAAACTAAATTCCTTGACTGATGGCGATCACTCAAGTTAG
- a CDS encoding helix-turn-helix transcriptional regulator, which produces MNSQLDNNIAKLRSKRKVSQQQLADLIGVSRKTISTVETGRFTPSVVIALKLARYFEVPVESIFALDE; this is translated from the coding sequence ATGAATAGTCAATTAGATAATAATATTGCGAAATTACGGAGTAAAAGGAAGGTTTCTCAACAGCAACTTGCTGACTTAATTGGCGTGTCTAGAAAAACAATTAGTACAGTCGAAACAGGTCGTTTTACTCCATCAGTTGTTATTGCTCTAAAACTTGCTAGGTATTTCGAAGTTCCTGTAGAGTCAATATTCGCATTAGATGAATAA
- a CDS encoding ISNCY family transposase translates to MIVMDSKAQLTVDIIAKVVEGRITIANAAKLLSKSRRSIERYVKRYQKVGIQFVVHGNSGKAPPNKTPVSIKKAVQKLIQEKYYDLNLLHLAEQLATNENIVIKRETLRGWAHDIHHVKRAKRRRSNVRKRRERMAAPGLMMQMDGSPHRWFGDKKHCLIAMIDDATSEVHAEFFPSETTAGCMKVMRDCIETKGVFKTLYVDRAGIFGGPKRCNFSQMQRACEELGIEIIFANSPQGKGRVERAFDTFQDRLVPELRLNNIKDIASANAYLKHVFIPQFWQSRIQVKSKQAPEFTPLSKHTNLDDICVIKDHRKIRNDHTFSYGNKFYLIDSPLKHSIANQKIEIRNTSKKGFTAHFAGRQLKVSEVNEPSKLESEDLTVQKKLEVLALIEKLGSISAASRQSGVSRDTIHRHLRLVKQGGPDALKRQETPDIRHKNCVDKAIEDAVVKFSVEHPHLGQQKVAIKLTEALGIDISAGGVRSMWLRNNLNTTALRVARSQAL, encoded by the coding sequence ATGATTGTGATGGATTCTAAAGCTCAACTAACCGTTGATATAATTGCCAAAGTGGTTGAAGGCAGAATAACAATTGCCAATGCTGCTAAGTTACTCAGTAAGTCTAGACGTTCAATAGAACGCTATGTGAAGAGATATCAGAAAGTCGGTATTCAGTTTGTTGTGCATGGTAACAGTGGCAAAGCCCCACCCAACAAAACGCCGGTATCAATAAAAAAAGCGGTTCAAAAATTGATTCAGGAAAAATATTACGATTTGAATCTGTTGCACTTGGCTGAACAATTAGCTACGAATGAGAACATTGTTATTAAGCGTGAAACCCTTCGCGGTTGGGCACATGATATTCATCACGTTAAACGAGCCAAACGAAGACGTAGCAATGTTCGAAAACGCAGAGAGCGTATGGCAGCGCCGGGCTTAATGATGCAGATGGATGGTAGTCCCCATCGTTGGTTTGGCGATAAGAAGCATTGTTTGATTGCGATGATTGATGATGCCACCAGTGAAGTACATGCAGAGTTCTTCCCATCTGAAACCACCGCTGGTTGTATGAAAGTCATGCGAGATTGCATCGAAACTAAGGGCGTGTTTAAAACGCTGTACGTGGATAGAGCGGGTATCTTCGGCGGCCCTAAGCGTTGCAACTTCTCACAAATGCAGCGTGCATGTGAAGAATTGGGTATTGAGATTATCTTCGCCAATTCGCCTCAAGGTAAAGGCCGTGTTGAACGTGCCTTTGATACATTTCAAGACCGCCTTGTACCTGAGCTAAGGCTTAACAATATTAAAGATATAGCCAGTGCTAATGCATACCTGAAACATGTATTCATCCCACAATTCTGGCAGTCTAGAATTCAAGTGAAATCAAAGCAAGCGCCTGAATTTACACCATTATCGAAACACACCAACCTTGATGATATCTGCGTCATTAAAGACCATCGTAAGATCCGCAATGACCACACCTTCAGCTACGGTAACAAGTTCTATTTGATTGATTCACCGCTAAAACATTCCATAGCTAATCAGAAAATTGAGATCCGAAACACCAGCAAGAAAGGCTTCACCGCACACTTCGCAGGGCGGCAACTCAAGGTATCTGAAGTAAATGAGCCAAGTAAGCTTGAATCAGAAGACTTAACAGTACAAAAGAAACTAGAGGTGTTGGCATTAATCGAAAAGCTTGGAAGTATCAGTGCAGCTTCACGACAAAGTGGCGTCTCACGAGACACTATTCACCGACACTTAAGACTGGTTAAGCAAGGCGGTCCTGATGCCTTAAAACGCCAAGAAACTCCCGATATAAGACATAAAAACTGTGTAGATAAAGCCATCGAAGATGCAGTCGTAAAATTCTCCGTTGAGCATCCCCACCTTGGTCAACAGAAAGTGGCCATCAAGCTGACTGAAGCCCTCGGTATTGATATTAGCGCAGGCGGTGTGCGTAGCATGTGGTTAAGAAACAATTTGAATACCACTGCACTGAGAGTTGCAAGGTCGCAAGCGTTGTAA
- a CDS encoding site-specific integrase: protein MPKAKFEVITHLKLFEPTSHVIDGDVISNTCLKTKEPFKYQIQQDDDFSLDHYNHFPMILNLDGSLWEQANLFLLDSLKSVKRVSRKTLESKSVDLVMFRRWLDTEEVDYLAVPKRIMARPTYRFCAYLHELIRNGQIKSSTAKRRMGTVQTFYRWLKSCGGVTFEYPLWREKEIFISFKDHKGFSQSKKQISTDLSFKQINNNSDFGEYIQDGGN, encoded by the coding sequence ATGCCTAAAGCAAAGTTTGAAGTTATAACTCACTTAAAATTATTTGAGCCTACTAGTCATGTTATTGATGGTGACGTGATTTCTAATACTTGCCTCAAAACTAAAGAACCGTTTAAGTATCAAATTCAGCAAGATGATGATTTTAGTTTAGATCATTATAATCACTTCCCTATGATACTTAACTTAGATGGAAGCCTTTGGGAGCAAGCTAATTTATTTTTACTCGATAGTTTAAAATCGGTGAAACGTGTTTCGCGAAAAACTCTAGAGTCTAAATCTGTTGATCTAGTTATGTTCAGAAGATGGCTAGACACTGAAGAAGTTGATTATTTAGCTGTCCCAAAGCGAATAATGGCAAGACCAACCTATCGATTCTGTGCATACCTTCATGAATTAATCAGAAATGGTCAAATAAAATCTAGTACAGCTAAACGTCGAATGGGTACAGTACAAACATTCTACCGGTGGTTAAAGAGTTGCGGAGGCGTAACTTTTGAGTATCCATTATGGAGAGAAAAAGAAATTTTTATTAGTTTTAAAGACCATAAAGGTTTCTCACAGAGTAAAAAACAAATATCCACTGATTTGTCTTTTAAACAAATTAATAACAACTCTGATTTCGGTGAGTACATACAAGATGGGGGAAATTAA
- a CDS encoding Tn3 family transposase, producing the protein MRKLTESAKVYAKQRIVEDVNIVRTKLKSAGSLLKYFIDTDMDDNLSFGDVRKKAFELIPANSIKLLSDHLDNNDFDGRQYEWQFIDKQSSKIKKLIRSLFMSIDIEFIHLKDELREQYIKAHEELTAFKTIKTINLDVVSKSKREYIEGDNTKLIANRFEYFLYRKAEQLFHSNNLTVRESVNNRSLTSDLIQPKEWKHKAEIIENTGLDKLITPINQTLADKSQQLEIKLKKASEHIFSGDNKYVEFIPGKAELKWSIPNSRWQQTIENPLYNQIQHMGIVELMLFVDQKTDYLNSFTHISASKEKSPVDKEDLIACILANGTNYGLYKMANISDRSMGKLRSVDDSYIRYETLTQSNDNISNAIATLPIFACYHVDDNQLFSSIDGQKFECRINTFKARYSSKYFSKGKGVSALTLVSNHVPVSTQVIGANEYEGHFAFDLLYNNSSDIQPNTLSTDTHVLYI; encoded by the coding sequence GTGAGAAAGCTAACCGAATCAGCTAAAGTTTATGCCAAACAACGTATTGTCGAAGATGTAAATATTGTTAGAACTAAATTAAAATCTGCGGGTAGTTTATTAAAGTATTTCATCGATACCGATATGGATGATAATTTAAGCTTTGGAGATGTCCGTAAAAAAGCTTTTGAGCTTATTCCAGCCAATAGCATTAAACTGTTAAGTGATCATTTAGATAATAACGACTTTGATGGCCGTCAGTACGAATGGCAATTCATCGATAAACAATCCAGTAAAATTAAAAAGCTTATCCGATCACTTTTTATGTCTATTGATATTGAATTCATTCATCTTAAAGACGAATTGCGTGAACAATACATCAAGGCTCACGAAGAATTAACCGCATTCAAAACAATAAAAACAATTAATCTCGATGTGGTATCTAAAAGTAAACGTGAATATATTGAAGGTGATAATACCAAGTTAATTGCTAATCGCTTTGAGTATTTCCTTTACCGTAAAGCCGAGCAGCTATTTCATAGCAATAACTTAACAGTTAGAGAAAGCGTTAATAATCGTAGTTTAACGTCAGATTTAATTCAACCTAAAGAATGGAAGCACAAGGCTGAAATCATTGAAAATACTGGCCTTGATAAGTTAATTACGCCCATTAATCAAACGCTAGCCGATAAGAGCCAACAATTAGAAATTAAGCTGAAGAAAGCAAGTGAACATATTTTTAGTGGCGATAATAAGTACGTTGAGTTTATTCCTGGTAAGGCCGAACTTAAGTGGTCAATTCCTAACAGCCGTTGGCAACAAACCATTGAAAATCCGCTTTATAATCAAATTCAACATATGGGTATTGTTGAACTAATGCTATTTGTCGATCAAAAAACAGATTACTTAAATTCGTTTACCCATATATCAGCATCAAAAGAAAAGTCACCGGTAGATAAAGAAGATCTCATTGCTTGTATTTTGGCAAACGGCACGAATTACGGCTTATATAAAATGGCGAATATCTCTGACCGTTCAATGGGGAAATTACGCAGTGTAGATGATAGTTACATTCGATATGAAACGCTGACTCAATCGAATGATAATATTTCTAATGCTATCGCAACGTTGCCTATATTTGCTTGCTACCATGTTGATGATAATCAATTATTTTCAAGTATCGACGGACAAAAGTTTGAGTGCCGTATTAATACGTTTAAGGCGCGTTATTCATCTAAATATTTTTCTAAAGGCAAAGGAGTTTCTGCGCTCACATTGGTTTCAAACCATGTACCAGTGAGTACGCAAGTGATTGGTGCAAATGAGTACGAAGGTCATTTTGCTTTCGATTTACTTTACAACAATTCATCAGACATACAGCCAAATACTTTGAGTACAGATACGCATGTACTGTATATATAA
- a CDS encoding DUF4158 domain-containing protein, translating to MNDVVVDLDYVKTKYFNGKDMMLADLPRTTKTKLFKKLLNYTGFSNYHSKVDKELLLKRLNNVVKINLEPRYVFDECIAYFGQNRIALAGYTTLQDTISTVLSNERSRIEHILNENLTQSTKAILLKLLESNSTFTDLAKLKRMAKDFSASQIAQELKTHKTIRLLYPEIKVLLLNSNYPPKTLNTTRH from the coding sequence TTGAATGACGTTGTTGTTGACCTTGATTATGTCAAAACTAAATATTTCAATGGCAAAGATATGATGTTGGCTGACTTACCTCGAACAACAAAAACAAAGTTGTTCAAAAAGCTACTTAACTATACTGGCTTTTCAAATTATCATAGTAAAGTAGATAAAGAACTACTTCTTAAAAGACTTAATAATGTCGTAAAAATAAACTTAGAGCCTAGGTATGTTTTCGATGAATGTATTGCTTATTTTGGTCAAAACAGAATAGCGCTTGCTGGTTATACAACACTACAAGACACTATCTCAACCGTTTTATCAAATGAACGAAGCCGTATTGAGCATATTCTCAATGAAAATTTAACTCAATCCACAAAAGCCATATTACTTAAATTACTTGAATCAAATAGTACCTTTACTGACCTAGCTAAATTGAAAAGAATGGCTAAAGATTTTTCGGCTAGTCAAATAGCACAAGAGTTGAAGACACATAAAACTATACGTTTACTTTACCCTGAAATTAAAGTGCTATTGCTGAACTCAAATTATCCCCCAAAAACCTTGAATACTACGCGTCATTAG